A single region of the Solwaraspora sp. WMMD406 genome encodes:
- the tnpB gene encoding IS607 family element RNA-guided endonuclease TnpB, whose product MKTIQAYRFALDLTSRQERDVLAHAGAARLAHNWALAKVKAVMDQRIAERSYGVPDELLTPSLSWSLAGLRKAWNAAKPDVAPWWGEVSKEAFNTGLDALARGLKNWTDSRSGKRAGRPSGFPRFKSRRRTTPSVRFTTGAIRVEPDKMHVVLPRLGRLKLHESARKLARRIEAGTARIMSATVRRDGGRWHVSFTVEVERAERSPARPGSVVGVDVGIRHLAVLSTGELVDNPRHLVAARQRMHALGRTLSRKQGPDRRTGRRPSKRWERAASRLGRAHARVAHLRRDGLHKLTTRLATTYGTVVVEDLNVTGMLRNRRLARHVADAGFSEIRRQLAYKTGWNGGRLVVADRWYPSSKTCSGCGTVKTKLALSEREYRCEACGLVIDRDRNAAVNLAALAAATAGSGPVAARGADQKTRTRGQVAVKREPGTAQADQTGTVLPQGRTTNRALTKAH is encoded by the coding sequence GTGAAAACGATCCAGGCGTACCGGTTCGCCCTCGACCTCACCTCGCGCCAGGAACGCGACGTCCTTGCACACGCTGGGGCCGCCCGGCTCGCCCACAACTGGGCGCTCGCGAAGGTCAAGGCGGTCATGGACCAGCGCATCGCCGAACGCTCCTACGGCGTACCAGACGAGTTGCTAACGCCATCACTGTCCTGGTCGCTGGCCGGTCTTCGGAAGGCCTGGAACGCCGCGAAGCCCGACGTCGCGCCGTGGTGGGGTGAGGTGTCGAAGGAGGCGTTCAACACCGGCCTCGACGCGCTCGCTCGCGGGTTGAAGAACTGGACTGACTCCCGCAGCGGGAAACGCGCCGGTCGGCCGTCGGGTTTCCCCCGGTTCAAGTCCCGCCGCCGTACCACGCCCAGCGTGCGGTTCACCACCGGGGCGATCCGGGTCGAACCGGACAAGATGCACGTGGTGCTACCCCGGCTGGGCCGGTTGAAGTTGCACGAGTCCGCCCGCAAGCTCGCCCGCCGTATTGAAGCCGGCACCGCCCGGATCATGTCCGCGACAGTGCGTCGTGATGGCGGACGGTGGCATGTGTCGTTCACCGTCGAGGTCGAACGCGCCGAACGCAGCCCGGCCCGACCCGGCTCGGTGGTTGGTGTGGACGTCGGTATCCGGCATCTCGCGGTGCTGTCCACCGGCGAGTTGGTCGACAACCCGCGCCACCTCGTGGCCGCGCGGCAACGGATGCATGCGCTCGGCCGGACGCTGTCGCGCAAGCAGGGCCCGGACCGGCGTACCGGACGACGTCCCTCGAAGCGGTGGGAACGGGCCGCGAGCCGGCTCGGTCGCGCTCACGCCCGGGTCGCTCATCTGCGCCGTGACGGGCTGCACAAGCTCACCACCCGACTCGCCACGACGTACGGCACCGTTGTGGTGGAAGACCTCAACGTCACCGGCATGCTGCGCAACCGGCGGTTGGCTCGGCACGTCGCCGACGCCGGATTCTCGGAGATCCGCCGCCAGTTGGCGTACAAGACCGGATGGAACGGCGGCCGGCTTGTGGTGGCCGACCGCTGGTACCCGTCCAGCAAGACCTGCTCGGGCTGTGGCACGGTGAAAACCAAGCTGGCCCTGTCCGAGCGTGAATACCGGTGTGAGGCGTGCGGTCTAGTCATCGACCGTGACCGCAACGCCGCTGTGAACCTGGCCGCCCTTGCGGCGGCAACCGCCGGGAGTGGCCCGGTGGCAGCACGTGGAGCCGACCAGAAGACCCGCACACGCGGGCAGGTGGCCGTGAAGCGTGAACCCGGCACCGCTCAAGCGGATCAGACCGGGACCGTCCTACCGCAAGGCAGGACTACCAACCGTGCGCTCACTAAAGCCCACTGA
- a CDS encoding IS607 family transposase — MNLKEWAASTGIAYITARRQYAAGTLPVPTYRIGRLIMVGEPVTGTSAETGQTVVYAWVSSADQKPDLDRQVARVTVWATGQKLGVDRVVTEVGSALNGHRKKFLALLRDPKVATIVVEHRDRFARFGAEYVEAALAAQGRRLLVVDPAEVDDDLVRDVTEILTSLCARLYGRRAAANRARRAVEAATESGPA, encoded by the coding sequence GTGAACCTCAAGGAGTGGGCAGCGTCGACCGGCATCGCGTACATCACCGCTCGGCGACAGTACGCAGCCGGGACGCTGCCTGTTCCCACCTACCGGATCGGTCGACTGATCATGGTCGGTGAGCCGGTCACCGGCACGTCGGCCGAGACGGGGCAGACCGTGGTGTACGCCTGGGTGTCCTCAGCCGATCAGAAACCCGACCTGGACCGGCAAGTCGCCCGGGTCACCGTGTGGGCCACCGGGCAGAAACTCGGCGTCGACCGGGTGGTGACCGAGGTTGGATCCGCGTTGAACGGGCACCGCAAGAAGTTCCTCGCGCTGCTGCGCGACCCGAAGGTGGCAACGATCGTGGTTGAGCATCGGGACCGGTTCGCCCGGTTCGGGGCCGAGTACGTTGAGGCGGCGCTGGCCGCGCAGGGCCGCCGACTGCTGGTGGTCGACCCGGCTGAGGTCGACGATGATCTGGTCCGCGACGTGACGGAGATCCTGACGTCGTTGTGCGCCCGCCTGTACGGGCGTCGCGCTGCCGCGAACCGTGCCCGCCGGGCGGTCGAAGCCGCCACCGAGAGTGGCCCGGCGTGA
- a CDS encoding N-acetyltransferase, with product MLVRRERPADVPVVRAVVAAAFARAGQPDPPIEVRLLDELRGDESWLPALSLVAVEHRADGGDTDSQGRGGSDGGDGSDSGGGGDVVGHVVCTRAYLDDLPVLGLGPLAVRPDRHGRGVGTALMHAVLGAAEALDEPLVALLGDPAYYQRFGLRPSQPLGVVAPDPRWGRYFQVRVLGTDPPTPGTFRYAEPFNQL from the coding sequence GACGTGCCGGTGGTCCGTGCGGTGGTGGCCGCCGCGTTCGCGCGGGCGGGGCAGCCGGATCCACCGATCGAGGTGCGCCTGCTGGACGAGTTACGGGGCGACGAGTCGTGGCTGCCCGCGCTGTCCCTGGTCGCCGTCGAGCACCGTGCCGACGGCGGCGACACCGACAGCCAAGGCAGAGGCGGCAGTGACGGCGGAGACGGGAGTGACAGCGGGGGCGGCGGTGACGTCGTCGGGCACGTCGTCTGCACCCGGGCGTACCTCGACGACCTGCCGGTGCTGGGCCTCGGCCCACTCGCCGTACGTCCGGACCGGCACGGTCGCGGCGTCGGTACGGCGCTGATGCACGCGGTTCTCGGCGCGGCCGAAGCCCTGGACGAGCCGTTGGTGGCGCTGCTCGGCGACCCCGCCTACTACCAACGGTTCGGCCTACGGCCCAGCCAACCGCTGGGCGTCGTCGCGCCCGACCCGCGGTGGGGCAGGTACTTCCAGGTCCGGGTGCTCGGCACCGACCCACCGACGCCGGGGACGTTCCGCTACGCCGAGCCGTTCAACCAGCTGTGA
- a CDS encoding methyltransferase domain-containing protein, with product MTAFASDAATAGPAAAGPAAPDVAGGSGVPTVGISDAAAAGLVRQRRDGPMFLREFLRSPTRVGAVAPSSRRLADAITSPIPERGDPIVVELGPGTGAFTAVIQSRLAGRGRHLAIELSPTMAELLASRHPGVEVITGNAADCRSFLTERDLSHATVVVSGLPWVSFPRDLQLASLDAVHDALSPDGAFTTFGYVLTRHTPPARRFRQLLHDRFEEVVVGRTVLANLPPAFVYHARRPR from the coding sequence GTGACCGCATTCGCCTCCGACGCAGCCACTGCCGGCCCCGCAGCAGCCGGCCCCGCAGCACCGGACGTCGCCGGCGGCAGCGGCGTACCGACGGTCGGTATCTCCGACGCGGCGGCGGCCGGGCTGGTCCGGCAGCGGCGCGACGGACCGATGTTCCTCCGCGAGTTCCTCCGCTCACCCACCCGGGTCGGCGCGGTCGCACCGAGTTCCCGGCGACTCGCCGACGCGATCACCAGCCCGATCCCCGAGCGGGGTGATCCCATCGTGGTCGAGCTCGGTCCGGGCACCGGGGCGTTCACGGCGGTGATCCAGTCCCGGCTCGCCGGCCGGGGCCGGCACCTCGCCATCGAGTTGAGCCCGACCATGGCCGAGCTGCTCGCCAGCCGCCACCCGGGTGTCGAGGTGATCACCGGAAACGCCGCCGACTGCCGGTCGTTCCTCACCGAACGCGACCTGTCCCACGCCACGGTGGTGGTCAGCGGACTGCCGTGGGTGTCGTTCCCGCGTGACCTGCAGCTTGCCTCGCTCGACGCGGTGCACGACGCGCTGTCGCCCGACGGGGCCTTCACCACGTTCGGATACGTTCTCACCCGGCACACGCCGCCGGCCCGCCGGTTCCGGCAGCTGCTGCACGACCGGTTCGAGGAAGTGGTGGTCGGCCGGACCGTCCTGGCGAACCTGCCGCCGGCCTTCGTATACCACGCCCGCCGACCGCGCTGA
- a CDS encoding TrkH family potassium uptake protein: protein MPDRLPDGGNRPTTGPTPGRGEAANRRSGRPGSPGRSGRPGRRWRVPMWRRGADRFQHPAQVIAGAFAVAVLTGTALLMLPVASRDGQSASLVDAMFTATSAVCVTGLVVVDTAGYWSVFGQLVILALIQVGGLGIMTLATLLTVLLSRRLGLRARFLAQAETKSLSMRDVRRVVRNIVLFSLASEFVVAVVLTVRFALRYDYPLAQAAYHGLFHAISAFNNAGFALYTDSLVRFVADPWIMISVSVAVIVGGLGFPVVFELLRSWRRPRTWSVLTRITVVLTVSLLILGTVLFTIVEFRNPGTFGELAAPEKLLAGFFASVMTRTAGFNSVDIGAMRPESLLLSDILMFIGGGSAGTAGGVKVTTVGLLAFVLWAEMRGETQVNIGARRVPESNQRQALAVVLLALGAVAVATFALLAMTRYSLDQVLFEVISAFATVGLSTGITAGLPPAADVLLILLMFMGRIGPLTVASALALRERGRRYELPEERTIVG, encoded by the coding sequence ATGCCCGACAGGCTGCCTGATGGCGGCAACCGGCCGACGACCGGCCCGACCCCGGGACGTGGCGAAGCCGCCAACCGCCGGTCCGGACGCCCCGGCAGCCCCGGCCGGTCGGGCCGCCCCGGCCGGCGGTGGCGGGTACCGATGTGGCGGCGCGGGGCGGACCGGTTCCAGCATCCGGCGCAGGTGATCGCCGGCGCGTTCGCGGTCGCGGTGCTGACCGGTACCGCGCTGTTGATGCTTCCGGTGGCCAGCCGGGACGGACAGTCCGCGTCGCTGGTCGACGCCATGTTCACCGCGACCTCGGCGGTCTGCGTGACCGGTCTGGTCGTGGTGGACACCGCCGGGTACTGGTCGGTCTTCGGGCAGCTGGTGATCCTGGCGTTGATCCAGGTCGGCGGCCTGGGCATCATGACGTTGGCGACCCTGTTGACCGTTCTGTTGTCCCGCCGGCTGGGTCTGCGGGCCCGGTTTCTCGCCCAGGCCGAGACGAAGAGTCTCAGCATGCGTGACGTCCGCCGGGTGGTCCGCAACATCGTGCTGTTCAGCCTGGCCAGCGAGTTCGTGGTGGCCGTGGTGCTGACCGTGCGCTTCGCCCTGCGGTACGACTACCCGTTGGCCCAGGCGGCCTATCACGGACTCTTCCACGCCATCTCGGCCTTCAACAATGCCGGGTTCGCCCTGTACACAGACAGTTTGGTCCGGTTCGTCGCTGATCCGTGGATCATGATCTCTGTCTCAGTAGCGGTGATCGTCGGTGGCCTCGGCTTCCCGGTGGTCTTCGAGCTGCTGCGTTCGTGGCGACGGCCCCGGACGTGGTCGGTGCTGACCCGGATCACCGTGGTGCTGACGGTCAGCCTGCTGATCCTCGGCACGGTGTTGTTCACGATCGTCGAGTTTCGCAATCCGGGCACCTTCGGCGAGCTGGCCGCGCCGGAGAAGCTGCTGGCCGGGTTCTTCGCCTCGGTGATGACCCGTACGGCGGGGTTCAACAGCGTCGACATCGGTGCGATGCGGCCGGAGAGCCTGCTGCTCAGCGACATCCTGATGTTCATCGGCGGGGGCAGCGCGGGAACCGCCGGCGGAGTGAAGGTGACCACCGTCGGCCTGCTGGCGTTCGTGCTGTGGGCGGAGATGCGCGGCGAGACGCAGGTCAACATCGGTGCCCGCCGGGTGCCGGAGAGCAACCAGCGCCAAGCCTTGGCGGTGGTCCTGCTGGCGTTGGGGGCGGTCGCGGTGGCGACGTTCGCGCTGCTCGCGATGACCCGTTACTCGTTGGATCAGGTGCTGTTCGAGGTGATCTCGGCGTTCGCCACGGTCGGGTTGTCCACCGGCATCACCGCTGGTCTGCCGCCGGCCGCCGACGTACTGCTGATCTTGTTGATGTTCATGGGTCGGATCGGGCCGTTGACCGTCGCGTCCGCGCTCGCGCTGCGCGAACGCGGCCGACGCTACGAGCTGCCCGAGGAGAGGACGATCGTTGGCTGA
- a CDS encoding class I SAM-dependent methyltransferase has protein sequence MPFHRREAAIERFSVLTGLRSLVVPVFDTRATTRFAEVTLKNVAAATGLELTATNTVLACSTPEVAAMYAELGFPVAGVEAEVSPSPDRPWDVLLRLAAGDETWRDLAHPATVDIFHRYGLDRLVQAVVNDPVVGDEGGLTATRDYRSYAEAFAEAAHRKWTAVREHVRPGRIVDIGCGAGAVLELADREPALRESDLIGVEVARHLFEECVHKKAQGFFTNPNVFFYHRNVLGGAVFPPRSVDTTLTFALTHEIWSYGAQLDSVRRFVQAIYDHTVPGGVWINSDVCGPDGRDRPVLLDLCRTDGANPAAPRTDLAALPAARVAQHVRVLSTRARLDQFAVDFAFPTPYQPVPDRPGVVETTLGAAMDFLTRKDYPDNWLSETREQFCGLEYADWKALLADVGFEVEAASGPWRNDWIVTNRLDPVATLRTLDGAAMEWPVTHVLLVARRPVNS, from the coding sequence GTGCCCTTTCACCGCCGGGAGGCGGCGATCGAGCGGTTCAGCGTACTGACCGGGCTGCGGTCGCTGGTGGTGCCGGTGTTCGACACCCGGGCGACCACCCGGTTCGCCGAGGTCACCCTGAAAAACGTGGCGGCGGCGACCGGGCTGGAACTGACCGCGACCAACACCGTGCTGGCCTGCTCGACCCCGGAGGTGGCGGCGATGTACGCCGAGCTCGGCTTCCCGGTGGCCGGGGTGGAAGCCGAGGTGTCGCCGTCACCGGACCGGCCGTGGGACGTACTGCTGCGGCTGGCCGCCGGCGACGAGACGTGGCGGGATCTGGCGCACCCGGCCACCGTCGACATCTTCCACAGATACGGACTGGACCGGCTGGTCCAGGCGGTCGTCAACGACCCGGTGGTGGGCGACGAGGGCGGGCTGACCGCCACCCGGGACTACCGTAGCTACGCCGAGGCGTTCGCCGAGGCGGCGCACCGCAAGTGGACGGCGGTCCGGGAGCACGTCCGACCCGGGCGGATCGTCGACATCGGGTGCGGGGCCGGCGCGGTGCTGGAGCTCGCCGACCGGGAACCGGCCCTGCGGGAAAGCGACCTGATCGGGGTCGAGGTGGCCCGGCACCTGTTCGAGGAATGCGTACACAAGAAGGCGCAGGGCTTCTTCACCAACCCGAACGTGTTCTTCTACCACCGCAACGTGCTCGGCGGTGCGGTGTTCCCGCCCCGCTCGGTCGACACGACCCTGACGTTCGCGCTGACCCACGAGATCTGGTCGTACGGCGCCCAGCTGGACTCGGTACGTCGGTTCGTCCAGGCGATCTACGACCACACCGTACCGGGCGGGGTGTGGATCAACAGCGACGTCTGCGGACCGGACGGCCGGGACCGTCCGGTGCTGCTCGACCTCTGCCGTACCGACGGGGCGAATCCGGCGGCTCCCCGTACCGACCTGGCCGCGCTACCGGCGGCGCGGGTGGCGCAGCACGTTCGTGTCCTGTCCACCCGGGCCCGGCTCGACCAGTTCGCGGTCGACTTCGCCTTCCCGACGCCCTATCAGCCGGTGCCCGACCGGCCCGGCGTGGTCGAGACGACGCTCGGGGCGGCGATGGACTTCCTGACCCGCAAGGACTATCCGGACAACTGGCTGTCGGAGACCCGTGAGCAGTTCTGCGGGCTGGAGTACGCCGACTGGAAGGCGCTGCTGGCCGACGTCGGCTTCGAGGTGGAGGCGGCGAGCGGGCCGTGGCGTAACGACTGGATCGTCACCAACCGGCTCGACCCGGTGGCCACACTCCGCACCCTGGACGGGGCGGCGATGGAGTGGCCGGTCACTCACGTGTTGCTGGTGGCCCGCCGACCGGTGAACAGCTGA
- a CDS encoding trypsin-like serine protease produces MRQHHVPGRDRSRHRLAASLAASLLAGLAPLLAPAPAHAIVGGQPVVAGDLAFVAEVRNTTSGGLCTGSLIHPGWVLTAAHCAVPASVGDVSVRVGNTVAGTGGESRRITRILAHPDYIGGHNDVALLELSTPITTITPVRLATPAEAHLWNGAQGGPFTPYDQGVATGWGRDGTGGLPSRLQFVGVNITPPQPDGLGIKRIMVDRGPCQGDSGGPLLVSSGGTYVQAGVLKAASCTGIGSYSEVGAGSNRTWLLSQLTSLRYAPFGLVDWDGDRHTDVISRQDDNGLLWLDPGQSVRAPSGVLSVRIGNGWRGYTSFGAADWDRDGNADILTRNDTTGDLWLYPGRGVRGYPTTPVRLSGGWLGHTSFGVADWDRDGNADVLARQDGTGQLWLYPGTGTRGPATTARVLIGSGFNAHSPFGVADWDRDGHTDIVTRDNDSADLWLYPGQSRRGTSSVPRVRIGNGWRGYTAFGVADWDRDGHTDIVTRHDASAELWLYPGQSRRGTSTAPRVRIGAAW; encoded by the coding sequence ATGCGCCAACACCACGTCCCGGGCAGGGACCGATCCCGCCACCGGCTGGCCGCGTCACTGGCCGCCAGCCTGCTCGCCGGGCTCGCACCCCTGCTGGCTCCGGCACCGGCCCACGCCATCGTCGGCGGCCAACCCGTCGTCGCCGGTGACCTCGCCTTCGTCGCCGAGGTCCGCAACACCACGTCCGGCGGCCTCTGCACCGGCTCGCTGATCCACCCCGGATGGGTGCTCACCGCCGCGCACTGCGCCGTACCGGCCTCGGTCGGCGACGTGTCGGTCCGGGTCGGCAACACCGTCGCCGGCACCGGCGGCGAGTCGCGCCGGATCACCCGGATCCTGGCCCACCCTGATTACATCGGCGGACACAACGACGTCGCGCTGCTGGAACTCAGCACGCCGATCACCACCATCACCCCAGTCCGGCTGGCCACCCCCGCCGAGGCACACCTGTGGAACGGCGCGCAGGGCGGCCCGTTCACCCCGTACGACCAGGGTGTCGCCACCGGTTGGGGGCGCGACGGCACCGGCGGCCTGCCGTCGCGGCTGCAGTTCGTCGGGGTCAACATCACCCCGCCGCAGCCCGACGGCCTGGGCATCAAGCGGATCATGGTCGACCGTGGTCCGTGCCAGGGCGACAGCGGCGGCCCGCTGCTGGTCTCGTCCGGCGGCACCTACGTGCAGGCCGGCGTACTCAAGGCGGCCAGCTGCACCGGCATCGGCTCCTACAGCGAGGTCGGTGCCGGTAGCAACCGGACCTGGCTGCTCAGCCAGCTCACCTCCCTGCGGTACGCCCCGTTCGGCCTCGTCGACTGGGACGGCGACCGGCACACCGACGTCATCAGCCGGCAGGACGACAACGGCCTGCTCTGGCTCGACCCCGGCCAGAGCGTCCGCGCGCCGTCCGGCGTCCTGTCGGTGCGGATCGGCAACGGCTGGCGCGGCTACACCTCGTTCGGGGCGGCCGACTGGGACCGCGACGGCAACGCCGACATCCTCACCCGCAACGACACCACCGGTGACCTGTGGCTCTATCCCGGACGGGGCGTACGCGGATACCCGACCACGCCGGTGCGGCTCAGCGGCGGCTGGCTGGGCCACACCTCGTTCGGGGTGGCCGACTGGGACCGCGACGGCAACGCCGACGTGCTCGCCCGACAGGACGGCACCGGACAGCTGTGGCTCTACCCGGGTACGGGCACGCGCGGGCCGGCCACCACCGCCCGGGTGCTGATCGGCTCCGGGTTCAACGCCCACAGCCCGTTCGGGGTGGCCGACTGGGACCGCGACGGCCACACCGACATCGTCACCCGGGACAACGACAGCGCCGACCTGTGGCTCTACCCCGGCCAGAGCCGACGCGGCACCTCGAGCGTGCCCCGGGTCCGGATCGGCAACGGCTGGCGCGGCTACACCGCGTTCGGGGTGGCCGACTGGGACCGCGACGGCCACACCGACATCGTCACCCGGCACGACGCCAGCGCCGAGTTGTGGCTGTACCCCGGCCAGAGCCGACGCGGCACGTCGACCGCACCCCGGGT
- a CDS encoding TrkA family potassium uptake protein, which yields MADSRNEPVVVIGLGRFGGALALELAGRGTEVLGIDGDPKITQGFSGQLPHVVTADATDLEALRQLGVGEFHRAVVAIGTDIQASILATSLLSELGVADIWAKAISRQHGRILERIGAHHVVLPEHDMGERVAHLLTGRLLDYVEVDQDFAMIKTTPPQEVVSVPLRESRVRSRFGVTVVAVKSEAHGAKARFTHATPDTVLMYGDIILVIGRINDVERFAESA from the coding sequence TTGGCTGATTCACGAAACGAGCCGGTGGTGGTGATCGGCCTGGGTCGGTTCGGCGGCGCGCTCGCGCTGGAACTGGCCGGGCGTGGCACCGAGGTGCTCGGCATCGACGGGGATCCGAAGATCACCCAGGGCTTCAGCGGGCAGTTGCCGCACGTGGTGACCGCCGACGCCACCGATCTGGAGGCGCTGCGCCAACTCGGCGTCGGTGAGTTCCACCGGGCGGTGGTGGCGATCGGCACTGACATCCAGGCGAGCATCCTGGCAACGTCGCTGTTGTCGGAGCTTGGCGTCGCGGACATCTGGGCCAAGGCGATCAGCCGCCAGCACGGCCGGATCCTGGAGCGGATCGGGGCACATCACGTGGTGCTCCCCGAACACGACATGGGCGAACGGGTCGCGCATCTGCTCACCGGTCGGCTGCTCGACTACGTCGAGGTCGACCAGGACTTCGCGATGATCAAGACGACTCCGCCGCAGGAGGTGGTCAGTGTCCCGTTGCGCGAGTCCCGGGTCCGGTCCCGCTTCGGCGTCACCGTCGTCGCGGTCAAGAGCGAGGCGCACGGGGCGAAGGCCCGGTTCACCCACGCGACGCCGGACACCGTGCTGATGTACGGCGACATCATTCTGGTGATCGGCCGGATCAACGACGTGGAGCGGTTCGCCGAGTCGGCCTGA
- a CDS encoding DinB family protein yields the protein MRVCELLVETFDRLPDLVRAAVEGLDPEQLRWAPADGANPIGWLVWHLTRIQDDHLAEILGEPQIWVGGDWARRFGLTADPADTGYGHTAEQVAAVAADSAETLIDHYSAVATRTREFLVTVSDDDLDRIVDDSWDPPVTLGVRLVSVANDDLQHVGQAGYLRGLLDTRR from the coding sequence ATGCGGGTCTGCGAGCTGCTGGTGGAGACTTTCGACCGCCTGCCGGACCTGGTCCGGGCCGCCGTGGAGGGACTCGACCCCGAGCAGCTGCGCTGGGCCCCGGCGGACGGTGCCAACCCGATCGGCTGGCTGGTCTGGCACCTCACCCGAATCCAGGACGACCACCTGGCGGAGATCCTCGGCGAACCGCAGATCTGGGTGGGCGGTGACTGGGCGCGACGGTTCGGGCTGACCGCAGACCCGGCCGACACCGGCTACGGTCACACCGCCGAGCAGGTCGCCGCCGTCGCTGCGGACAGCGCCGAGACGCTGATCGACCACTACAGCGCCGTCGCCACCCGTACCCGGGAATTTCTGGTCACCGTGAGCGACGACGACCTGGACCGGATCGTGGACGACAGCTGGGACCCGCCGGTGACCCTCGGGGTACGGCTGGTCAGCGTCGCCAACGACGACCTACAGCACGTCGGACAGGCCGGTTACCTGCGCGGGCTACTCGACACCCGGCGCTGA